The window CAATACTCtcgtgcaggggtcgggaacctttttgacagcgagagccataaacaattcatattttctaatgttatttcttgagccaatctcggaattgaaaagtaaaaatacatgaaagtcagattttttgtcatttcaccacttttaaagtacaataagtctctgaattcttttaacattgttatgctgttgctaataaatccgtatcaatgatgtcatgcatgcagaagagtaataaaaacaaaattatgattaaagtggtggtagagggtAGTATCAACACCacagtgacgctcctattggtgcatttgggactcagctctctcaacagtgatttccatattttacctcacagctTAGTGGGGCCATATGCACCCaaggaaagagccacatatggctctcaagccacccctgctctaaaggggAATTTTGCTGGCATTAAATGGGGACTCGTTTCGAAAACAACATCCATTCGTGGCGGGGAAACAGGGATAACATTGCATGGCGACCTATCacaccttttagttttaacTACAGCACCAGCATTTTATCCAAATTGAATTTGGCCTGCAAATAcaaggtgttccaaaatgtttgaccctatTTTGCAGGCCAATCATTGAGAATTTTTGTTGGAATGACCTACAATTTTCAGTTTGTGTAGAAACTTTTCAATTTATCGTGTGTAACGTGTCAAGTGGAAGATCGTCTAGTGTAAGTTTTATTACACATCCAACAACCACTGCAGAATCAGGTATGTGGAAATTTTTctgtttgtcattttcaggAATCGGCTCAGAGTTTCAGGAAAAATTAGACAGATCTTAAAAAATAGGTttggtaaaactaaaaatggaaCAAACCAAGCCATCATTCAATTCTTATCAACAGCGGTAACAGGGAAACTTGGTTCTAGTCATGACTGACCCTTGATACAAGGAAGAATGGCCCGCTGTTGGATGGCAGAAGGCTTCTCGAAACCATAGGcgtaaattcctcgcagcaaaTCTTCACGCAGATTCATATCATCAAAACTGTCCACAATGTCATTCCAGTTGCTCTGCAGAggttagaaggaaaaaaacaatcaacgTCGCACGTCGCGGTTGACGTACAAGTCATCCGAACTCACCTCGATGACGCCATCGGGCTCCATGCCTTCCGGGCCATTGTCTCTGCGGATGAAAAACAAGCTCATTTGACTCCATTTCGTAATGCGCCATCACATTAGACGAGCAAAACATCACACGTCCTTTTAAACAAGTCCGCCATTTTAGCTTGTCGCATTCAAGATGGTGGCTCCCCACCAGGGAGGCAAAAGATGCTATCAGACCAAGCCAAATGTCTCTTTCACCATTTCAGTCGCATATTTTGCCCTCGACAGTCACGTAAGGTGGCGAtgcgtaaataaataaaaaaaaacaaagaaaaaaatcgttTAACGGATTGGATTCTCTTTAGCATCGCGGCGCTAACTGCCTCCGCGTTCTTCTGAGTAGCTACAGCATCACCGCTGGTCAAAAATCCCCCGAAAAACggcattaataaataaaaacaacgggCGATTCTGCTGACAATATCGACGCCATGCGGCCTAGTCTTACGGCATTGTTACCCACAGGCGTGTCCGCCACCACCATGTGCCAACTTTCCCCTAAAAAAGGGCAAACGATCCATCTAACCTCGGACCTTCGCGACATGGCAAAACGGTGATTTCTCACCACAAATCCAACCTTCAACGGATACCTGGCCGTAACGGCCGCCAGctatttttagttcattattTCCACATTTGGGGCCTAGCTAACGCCTAGGCCCAAAAGTAGTCACATGCTAGCCGGCGACGTTAACAGTTAAGCGCTCGCCAAACCCAAAATAAGCACCAAAAAACATTCACCCATCAGATTCTACTCAATATACTTCTTAAAAACACGAAATACAACATTTGGACGAGCTAGTGCTAGCTAGTCCACACATTTTGCGAGGATATTCCAGCGGCATTTCGCATTCAATAGGCCTTGACACGGGCTCGTATTCGTGTTGCgttaaacagtttttttctttctacacacacaataataaatacatttatgtcCTAGCACGTTTATAGCGACAAATATTGACCGGTGAATAGCATGAGCTGCTTGGTAATTTAGACGGCCCTTACCTATTATCGTTGACAGCCGACATTatcacaaagaaagaaagaacggCGAAATTTTCTTATATACGTCGATGGCGCAGCAATGCTTTCAGATTGGAGGAGAAGGCTGTCATTCACAAATAGTCCCGCCTACGGCGTGGTATGATTGGTTTAAGTGTGCGTCACCGTCACACGGGCGGGCTCGAGCCGTATTCTACGTCACCTCCGCTCTTGGAAAggactttttttgttcttgttattAAAACGCAACTTTATATCCTTTGCGCATGAGATCGAttggtattcttttttttcgggGCATGGGGTTATTTATTTCCTGGCTGTTTTATTCGTATGCAGCTTTGGATGGTGCATTATAATGTAATAATGACATTGAAATGTATCCATCATCTGCCACTCGTTCATTAAACCTCTttaatggactttttttttctggctaaTGATCATCTCATTAAGCCTTCATTGTTCCTTTCAATTCTTTCATCAGCTTCCAGAATTGAAGCCAGTGGAGTGATATGTAATGCTTTCCGTTCATGACAACAGCACATCACCAATAACCCTTGctcacctttttttatttacatttcttgCAACCAGAATGCTTTGTGTATAGAAAACAACTCGCTGGCATCACACATTTTCTCCAGGAAAGGTCGGCGGGGGCCAAAAGTatagttacaaaaaaaagtgagagAATAACTTGAGTGACTGGAGAAAAACTAGCCAGGATTTTTCTTGCCCCCGCTCCCAAACCAAAAAGAATGAATTTCTGACATGAATGcacatacaaaaagaaaaacaattggaTAAATGCAAATAAACCCAATAAAGGACATcacgtataaaaaaaaaaaaaaacatattttgaaagGATGGTTGCTGATTTTAAGCacaggattatttttttcccctcatatgCTAGTGTACGCTTAACTACGGTTAAGTCTGAACACAAACGAGGCAACCGTTTTACACGTGAACTTCTTCTCCGCTGGTTGGCCACACCTCCTTGCGGCGCGAGAGCGAAGCCTTGGCCCGCTTAAACTGGGacaaccataaaaaaaaaagaaatcctaacAAGTGAGAACTAAAGAGTTTTGGGTTTAGCTATACGAGTAGCTCACATCGAAGAATCCACGAGACGGCCATGTACGGACGGGGCGTGGCGTTCGTCCCGTCTCGCCGCGGGCTGGTGCGCTTTTTTCCGTGATTGGGGCGTCACAGGCTGAGCTTACAGTGACAGAGTTCCTTGTACATCTGCCTCCGTAGGCGAGGCATGTCCTGCTGTCCGAAACTGAACGGCTGCCGCAGGGCCAGACACTTGCAGTACTGGATggagcgagaaaaaaaaacagtcagtcCGCAGTTCCCCCGACCGCTAGGTGGCGCTAAACCTCCTTCACGCGTCcgatagaccaggggtcgggaacctttttgaaagataaGAGCCATAAagaattcctattttcaaatgttattccttgagagccacactcccaatttaaaagtcaaaatacatgaaaatgtgcaatttttttagtcatttaactaaaataaataaaaataaagtcaccTTGTAACATGCACTCGTTTTGAGCATATTTTTCCATGCGGCGTCTTAGcgctataaaataaaatgtataaaatgttcTATTTCAACATCAGACAACACAAaggaaaggaaacaaaatattattagaaaatggaatacAATACAGTGTAACaattacactgttgctaatcaacgagagaatagatgcagaagactaatgaaaaaaaaatcaatgccacagtgccgatgtgacgttcctattggtgcgttcgggactcggctctctcaccactgctttccatattttagctcagagccatcaaaagagccacatgtggctcccgagccataggttcccaacccctgcgaTAGACGGCAGCGGTCCACGAAAATCGGATTTGACGTCAACTTACCTGTAAGACGAAGGCCCCGCAGTCGCTGTCGTTGTTCTGCCGGCCCACATTCTGAAAGAGACCCCCGCCATCTCAGTAACGCTTCGAGTCGGTCTGTTGAAATTTCAACTAGCAATCCGGAGTCTCACCATTTTGAAAAAGCCTTTCCAGCCGGTCAAAAACTCTTTCTGGTCTTTCTTGATGGCCTCGGCCTGCAGGtacttgaaaatgtgctgcGGACAAAAAGGTCAAGACTAAGcgtttatgctttttttttcacggCCAAAAAGAGGCGGTCCCACCTTGGGGCAGCGCCTGTTGAGGGTTCTCTGGGAGTCAAAGTATATGATGGCTTTCCTGGGAATGTCCACGCTGACCAGGGACCAGTGGACCTCCAGGTGGATGGGGATCAACAGCAGAACCTTCTGGAAGATATCCACCTGGCAAACAGATAGGTGCATCCATAAACCTGGTTCGGAGACCCCCCCGACCCCCGACTTGCGCGCGAGCGCCGCTCCCTTACATTTTTCGTCCACCGTTTGACCCCTTCGTAGCCTTTCGTCCTCAGCTTGTCGTAGAAAAAGCTGTTGAAGAAGTGGATCTGAAGAAGAGAGCGTGGAAAAGCAGAGGTGAGGGACGGAATGTCGGCGGAAagctactatgaagacccgaatcatcgtatgcctacgattattttttcaactccaattttcgcatgcctacgattcttattcgggtgcctacgattattattttttgcctcaattaagtccgtgcagcagcaacattgttctatgtcattaactttctacgtgtaaagcacacgtgctgtttttactaacgtactagtactagtaagaacgtgcaattgccactggtagagttgcaatatacaTCATTACAATGTATTGGTAGGCCTAATATATACGAGAGTTACGTTATACGCAATTCATTGCAGCAATTATTTGCAACTGTAATACAACTTTGCAACACGATTATCCGTTATCTTGCTAGCAGTAGTATtagcatggagaaaaaaatataaaaagtacactttttttccactgcctactattattccggtgcctactattattaattcatttggaattttccactccctactattattccagtgcctactattattcgggtcttcatagtacgaTGGCTAAGCCCCCCCGCCCGTACCTCCTCTGGGAACGAATCCATGACCAGGTCGCCATACATGTTCATAATCTGaagaaagccaaaaaaaataataatacataacaaCAGGGTTTGTTGGTTGAGTTTCCCCCGTCTTTGACCTGCCTGGTCATTGAGCCAGTTCTGTCCGTAAAGAGTTCCGAGGTCGTCCATGGTCAGAACGTGGCGTTTGTAGTTGACTCTGAAGGTTTTGGCCAGAGCCGATCCCGAGGAGCGCTGGAAGGACTGGATCAAGTGCTGGACCATGGCTTTTCTGAAGCCAATCCAAATGagaaaagccaaaaaaatgagCCGAAAGCCGTTCGGGTCTCACCTGTGCGCCTGCGAAAAGTTCTCGCTGAAGATGTCCCGGAGCCTGTCCGTGACGTCTTCCGCGTGGATGGGAATCAAGCTGCCGTATTTCTGCAGGGATTCTTCCAGGATGGCTACGCGTCCAAGAGGGCAGAGTTTGAGCGGACGGCTCGCCGCGACGGCGACGGCGCCGACGATGGCTCCCGACGCCAACCTGTCACGCAGCTCACGTGCTCCTCGGAAAGCGCCGGCTCGGCTCGCTTGTCTTCCGCTTCCCGCCGACCCCGGTCCGGAGAGCAGCCGCTCCTTCGATTTTCTGGTTCCGGAACCACGACAGGCATTTGTCTCCAGTTCCGGGGGCATCGAATTTTCTCTCGGACGACTTACCGGCTTCTGAGAATCCGCCGTCGTCGCCGCGCGGCGTTGATTGATGGTACGCGATGCCGCTCTGATTGTTGTAACAGTTGTAGTCGGTTGCTCTCAGGCTCCAACGGAGATGGAGGAATTTGACCCGCTGGGCTCGGTGGCGCCATCGCTTCCACTGCTGGCTGAGCAGCGAACCCGCGGCGCCGCGCAACTGCCGCTGGTGACACGAGCGCTGCAGAGCCCGGAATCTGTGCGGCTGGGACGTCAGTGTCCGCCGGATCGGTCCAGACCGGAAGACCTCATCccgctcctcttcttcttcttcatcatcttcttcttcttcttcatcttcttcttccccctcctcctcttcttcttcttcttcttcttcttcttcttcttcttcttcttcattgtcGTCTACCATCGTCACATCTTCGACACCCCGAGTCAAGTTGAAGTTCACGTGTTGGTCGTGTTGCCGAGCGGCAAAGTTCACCGTGTCCCACTCCACCCATGCCGCCGACTCGCCATCCTCGTCTTCTTCGTTTTCCTCCTCTTTGTCGTCGTCGTTTTCCTCCCAGCAGCTGCCTTCCAATTCATCGTCGGCGTCCTCGGCGTCGACGCGGCCCATCCCGTCTTCTCCCGCCTCGTCCTCGCCGCTCCACACCCTCTCTTTCTGGCCCAGGCGCAGGTGCACGGGGCTAGGGATGCTATGGTCGGAACCCGGGACCATCAGGTGCTCTCCGGGAATCCCGCCTATGGAGAAAAGGGGGAAACTGTCAGCTAACTTCTAGCCGTCtaagggagaaagaaaaaaaaagttagatcACCTCCACCCGTGTCTTCCTGTCCCACAGCAGTCAGACCCAGATCTCCCTGCCAGCCATTCTGGGTCAGGCTACCCCCACTGTCTCGCATGATCCACGGACACCCCGCAACCTGCGCCAGCGCGTCTCCTAAGCACAAACACAAGAAGACGCTCACCGAGAGTTCTCTGCTGGAAAAGTAGTGGATTACTcaatggttgccattgacagcgctagacgtccaacaTTCCTTTATTCACtactcccattcaaaatgaattgaaggtcgagcaccgtcaatggcaggcacaaattcatacatatacatgatTACACACATGCATTTTTATATGTCTATCGTTGTGCTCTAATTAGGAGACAATAAAGGACCACTTGGAATTCGTTAGCAGGCTAATGCTAGCGAATACCTGCTTCGATGCATATTATTTTGCAGGTCCATAACAAAGACCCAATAAAGAGTCAGTGATGTCAAATCTAGAACGAGGTAGAAATAAGGGCCTTCTTATTAAAgcgaaatgttttattttacgcCGGCGTGGCCATGTTGTTGTTAGCAACGGCGGCTAGGCTAGCTGCTTAGCATTATCTCGGGGGTTTGAAGTCGCGACGTCACGTAACCTCCACAAGACGCGCTCCGAGGCACCGCTTACCGTTTAGTCACCGATGTCGTATAAAATTATACTCTGGGCTGTCCGCAACGTGTCCAAACGGCCTCTTTTTGTGCTCGCCAAAGCCCACTTATGCTAAGTGTGATGCTACCACTTCATTGAATGAAGTCAGATGAGAGGGGGTGGGGGCTCTCGGGTAAGAAAGCCCAATTCCGCCGCCTCCTCTCGCTCCGATAACGTCAAATGTAGTTAAGACTGGAAGCAGATGAATTTATTATCCTCATAACGCCACGCGATGGCaggcaaaatgtctttttctgctcCCCGAGCTAAAAGATCGGCGCGGTAATCGTCATCATGTCTTCCGAATTGTCGCACAGGATAAACGTCACGCGGGCGGAAACGGCAACTTCAAAAAAGGCCCATTTCGACCCTTCTTTTTATCACCCCacctcaaaataaaatcaaaagaaGCAAACCAGCTCGTCCATTTTTCAATAAAGTACACTGAATGTGTGCAGGACCTTTTAGTTTATAAAAAAGGAATGGAAAAGTATGAAATACCATCACTTTGACACAGCAACGGGGCATTTTGAGAAGATATTTATTGATAGAATTccataaacacagaaaaaaaagtctctcAGTCTATGTACAAAGCATGTTACCGTCGTCAAGGTGACGACTgtccaattttaaaataaagcaGAACATTTATAAggtgcaaacaaacaaacggtTGATGTATTGCCATCATGCAAAGTTTACTAAATAGGCACAATTATTTTACAAACTAAGAATTAGAGCCACAGTGAAAAGAAGAAATTTCCTGGTGAAATCTTTACGTCAAGGCAAAATAAAGCAGgcgaaaagttttttttcctccactttaGTGGTTGTAATATTTGGTAAATAGTTATTAAGAGGCACAAGTGCTAAAAATAAAGCAACACTATGACCACAAAGACTCCCAAAATGCAGGAAATCCAATTATTCAGCACATACTTTAAATACTTGTATATATCAGCATAAATAGAGGGAAGctaaatcttgttttttttttccttctggaaacatttacaaataaatattgGGTCTAAATGGAATCCGTTGGCGAAAAGAAAGTCAAAAAGACGACGACAAAGATCCAGTATGTAAACTGAACATGCCCAACGGTACAAAAGTGTCTTAAACAACCAGCATTTTGTTTGTTGTAAATAGCTTAAAGAAGTGTGAGGacaattttcaaataaatacacatccGACGAGAACACGGGCGTGTCACGCTTTAAGTTCCGCTCTTCTGTTCCCATTCCTGGAATACAAACAAATGcggtttgaaatgaaaaacaaaaatggccaTAGAGGGAGGATCGATTTTTGGCGTACGGACCTTGGCCTTCCTCAGGACGTGACCCCGGACCGGCGAAGGTTTGGGGACGCCCTGCTGACGGCGGAGAAGGGAGGCGCTGTTGACCGGCAGGGAGCAGGACTCGGTGTCGCTGGTGTCGCAGCTGGAGAAGGGCGAAGACTCGTGGACGCGCCGCAACGCCGCCGGCGACTAGGTTGAGAGGGAAATGGCCCAAGTCAGACTTTGCCAAGGCTTtctatagtacagtggtacctcgtcatacaacatgctcgtcacacaacatgctcgtggtacgacggaaatttccatcgaataatttgctcgcgatacgattaaaatttcgagatgcgaccaagccaggtggccatgacatgacaggctgtttatcattgtagccaCATCTCTTtggtgtataactactatatctacgaggactgaacgatttattcataCGAGTTTCGactaggaaacgcacaacgcgcatgcgcgggcaaaaagagggctttctgggtaatgaagtatactcgtgcacacaacacccatagccaatggcactctttctcagaataaaacgtcattaccc is drawn from Stigmatopora argus isolate UIUO_Sarg chromosome 20, RoL_Sarg_1.0, whole genome shotgun sequence and contains these coding sequences:
- the senp3b gene encoding sentrin-specific protease 3b, translated to MRDSGGSLTQNGWQGDLGLTAVGQEDTGGGGIPGEHLMVPGSDHSIPSPVHLRLGQKERVWSGEDEAGEDGMGRVDAEDADDELEGSCWEENDDDKEEENEEDEDGESAAWVEWDTVNFAARQHDQHVNFNLTRGVEDVTMVDDNEEEEEEEEEEEEEEEEEGEEEDEEEEEDDEEEEEERDEVFRSGPIRRTLTSQPHRFRALQRSCHQRQLRGAAGSLLSQQWKRWRHRAQRVKFLHLRWSLRATDYNCYNNQSGIAYHQSTPRGDDGGFSEAENRRSGCSPDRGRREAEDKRAEPALSEEHVSCVTAILEESLQKYGSLIPIHAEDVTDRLRDIFSENFSQAHRKAMVQHLIQSFQRSSGSALAKTFRVNYKRHVLTMDDLGTLYGQNWLNDQIMNMYGDLVMDSFPEEIHFFNSFFYDKLRTKGYEGVKRWTKNVDIFQKVLLLIPIHLEVHWSLVSVDIPRKAIIYFDSQRTLNRRCPKHIFKYLQAEAIKKDQKEFLTGWKGFFKMNVGRQNNDSDCGAFVLQYCKCLALRQPFSFGQQDMPRLRRQMYKELCHCKLSL